Genomic segment of Egibacteraceae bacterium:
GCGCAGGTGGTCGGCGGAGAAGGTCGCGATCTCCGACAGCGCCGCGTCCTTGAGAAGCGCGAAGCGGCCCTCGACGTCGGCGGCGGCGACGTCCGCCGCGAGCACGGCGGCGAAGCCGAAGCGGACGTAGTGCACCTGGGGACCGGCGAGGTTGGCGGTCATCTGCGCGACGTCGACGATCGCGCCCTCCTGGGGCGCCGCGTCGCCCGCCTGCTCATGGGAGCCGCTGAGCACGAACACCGCCGCTGCGGCGCAGGCGAGCGCGAGGGCGGCGGCGACGGGCAGCGTGCGCCGCCGGCGCGCGGGTCGCCGGGCGGCAGAGGGGGTGTCGGTCAGCTCGGCGACTGCTGCGGCCATGGTCATGCTCCTTCGGCTGCCACGAGGATGTCGACGCGGCGGTTGAGCGCTCGGTTCACGGCACTGTCGTTGGGCACGCGGGGTCGGAACTCGCCGTAGCCGATGGCGCCGAGCCGCTCCTGGCCCACCCCGAAGTCGGTGAAGAGCAGGGACAGCACGGCCACCGCCCGGTCGGTCGACAGGTTCCAGTTGGTGTAGTCGCCCCGCCGGAGCGGGGCGTCGTCGGTGTGGCCCTCCACGAGCACGTCGTTGCCGAAGCGCGCGAGCGGCTCGGCGACCGCGCCGATGATGCGCCGACCGAGCTCGGAGATGCGGGTCGAGCCGGTCTCGAACAGGATGTC
This window contains:
- a CDS encoding flagellar basal body-associated FliL family protein, which produces MAAAVAELTDTPSAARRPARRRRTLPVAAALALACAAAAVFVLSGSHEQAGDAAPQEGAIVDVAQMTANLAGPQVHYVRFGFAAVLAADVAAADVEGRFALLKDAALSEIATFSADHLRTPAGVEELRGRLTARAAGVYPDGQVLRIVLTELVVQ